Genomic segment of Meles meles chromosome 17, mMelMel3.1 paternal haplotype, whole genome shotgun sequence:
GGAATACTCCCGGACTTCCTTCGGGTTTCGGCTCAGCCACTTCATCTTGTCAGAAGCCCCACAAAGTTGCTGTGTTCTCATCTCCTTCCCAACattcacacacatgtgcacatgcacacacatgcatacatgtccacacacatgcacacacacatctcaGTTATTCTCATCCATGTGTTCTCCACAGGTCCTTCGATCAGGGCAGGATCATCTTTTTGTCTTTCATACCCCCTGGCATGTCTTAAACACTTGAAAGCAGCTTCTTTTACCATGAATAGGTTTGGAGCAGACTTGCAAACATCATTAAAGCCAGAAAAATCCAGAAGcaaggaaggtgggaaggaaagtATAACCATTCATAATGTAGACCATCACGTGGTCTAGATGATCGGGTATAATGTCTGATTGAAAAAATGCAGAGCCCAGAGCTCCAAAGATGGAAGTTTCTCAGAAGCCCTAGGGCAGTGCCCAAATTCAAGCCTCCTCAAATCTTCACTGAGTCTTTACGTTGTGTTTCATCCCACATGTAGGAAATGGATGCTTTCTCCCCAGACCTCAGTGACCATAAACTCACCTCTGCCAAATGCGGGAGGACTCTTCCTTTTCCCTGGGTCTCTGCATTTGCAAATGTCCTTTCACCCTCCCAGGTAGGGTTATTATAGTCATCCTACAGAACACACTAGAGGGGAAATGAGCTCCAGTGAGGCTTTATCCCCTGCTAATAAGTAGGAAGAAATCTTTTTCCTCATGAGGTCAATTATCAGAGCCCCTCTGCACTTTCTTTTCATTAGATCTCCAGGTCAAAGGGAAGTCAGCACTACAAGGAAGACTCACCGATTCTGGTGACGATCGTCACTGCCTTGTCCTTTTATCGTTATGATTCAACCAGTCTCCATCTTGGTATGGAATTGGGAGGGGTCCACGCAAAGAACATCTTGGTAGGACCCCATCCTTACaaacaaacacaagaaataaaacagtGTTGAAGGTCTTTTTTTGGCATGTTAAATAttgtgaataaattaatgaagacAAAATAGAACAATTTCTGTGAAAACACGTCACTTGGAAAAATGAACCAGTACtaaggaaaagatgaaagaacatCCACTTTCTGCTTGCAACAACATACATGGTTCTCCTTCAAATTATCCCCAATGATTCTGATGAActctttaaatatcttatttttctccACAAAATATATGAACGATCGGTCTCTAATTCTTGTATACCATTTTATTTACAGTGTGCTACAAACATTGTACAGTAAAACATTTATATTAACTTCTTTCTCCTCATCATTCTTATAGAAAATATCTTAGAAGTTTTTTGATACAATAACATAACAATAGGGTTGCATCCTTCATGTGAAAGTGATTAGTGAGAGTGGCTCAAGGATGTGCAGTGTTAGGAAGAAGGAAGTTGGTGACTTAGaatacttcataaaaataaattcatattaacTACCATTGCATAAGATACATTTTTTCTTAAGCACTGAAAAGAATCAGAGAAGATCTTTTTCCTTCATGTTTCTCTCTCAAGTGTAGTACTACTACAGAAATTTACTGCTAAGAAATATTATATACGCTCCTTTGAATATGCAATTTCGTCTAGATTATCTACTAAAAACTCATCTGTTTTTAGTATCAGCAACATTTGGCAAATCTACTTTTCAGATATAATCTGTGGTTCATCTGGTCActgtttctagaaataaaattatttctatgagAAAATGCATAAATTAACAAGAAAAGAGAGTGActtaatttgctttaaaaaaaataaatgcttcctTAATCTGTATTTGTCCCCATCCAGGTGTCAGGAAATCTAGAATTCAAAAGGGTTGAATGACAATAGTGCCCCCTCTTTAACCTCACAGCTGTGGGCGTGAATCCTAGCGTTGCCCCCGAGTAACTCAAGGGAGTGTCTGATTGGCAGATGGGCACCCGGGGCAGCAATATAGAAGGACATATTTGTACAGGCTCTTTATTCTCTAATCCCAGTTAGTTTGTTGCTttcagaagcaagaaaaaatgtCTTCTCCCCACTCTTGTTTTTAAAGCACCACAAGAAAAGTATAAACAGTTGAGCTATATCAAACCTTTCCTGACACTTGGAGAAATCAGTACCCTTTTAGATTAACAGAATCATTTCTAaatcttttggtttgttttccttcagtATGAGAAGTTATATAATACTTAACTGACAATAGCTAGTGTTTGGACGGGGGCGCATAGCTCGAATGCATTATGCGTATACCACGGTCTTTCTGTGGATTCTCCTGCTCCCGTGGTACATTTGTCTTTCCAACACCTGCTGCTGCAGACTTAAGAATGCTGACAGAAGACGTGAATTCTGGTTGCCCATGGAGCAAGaacccacattttctttttttaaaaatattgtatctatttatttgacagacagagatcacaagtaggcagagaggcaggcaggggaggggaggaggaagcaggctccccgccgagcagagagcctgatgcagggctcaatcccagaacctagGATcatgtgaaggcagaggctttaacccactgagccacccaggcaccccaagaatccaCATTTTCTGATGAGGGTACCATGAAGCCTTCAGTGTGGTGTCAGACTTAGTCAGTTAGAGGTTTTGTTGgataattttttgtttccttatctacttttgtttattttctttatttttgatgactattaCTCATGTTCAAAATCACTGGGTAGAGCTTGGGATGCTGTGTAGGACCAAAGTTTGTTCACTGTATCCAACGCCACCTCTCCACTCCTGAGGGCCTGTAACAGTGGCCCTttcattttaatggtttccttGGTAGGACTCAGAACTCTAATTCTTATGGCAGATGTAACTGTAGACCAAATCTTTTGCAGGTAGTCACTAATGGGCCCTTTTCTTTGTTGACTGTGGCATCCTAAACTCAGACTTTTGAGGCAAAGATGTCCCAACTTTACTTAATATACCATCCACCAAAGAACAGGGACAAGGTTTTAAACCCACCATTTGATGAAGAGAAACATCGATACCCATTAATGAACCTGTACCTACAAACTCCAACTTATATCCATCAAAATCCAAGTTCTGTTTGGAATTTCCAACACTTTTATCAAAAAGACTACTTCAAAATATTTCCCGACTAAGCCTTCTCTTGCCTGTATTGAACtcccttaaattttgtttcatgaCTTTACATTTTGTCTATTGAAGTCACCTTTCCTTGTTtccacagttttttgtttgtttggttggttggtttggtttgttctgttttttgagaGATGAGTGTGATGTCTGCTGGGAAGTATGGTTTTGTGTTCTGTGTGTCTTTTGGGTTTAGGGTATCTAAAGAAATTAGTATGAACTTGGTTTTTGTCATTATGTTGGACAGctgaagaagaaaattttaacatGGAGGataaaattactattttcatACCAAAATTTTTACTTGCATTttataaagataattaaaatgatTGTACATAAATGATGATAGAAACTTAGGGCAATAGTATTGGATATAGCAAGGAGAGGAAAGTTTTCAGAGCTTTCGGTTAAGAAGTCAAATgaatcatattttaattaaagctGCCATTTTATGGATGCACAGAAGACTTTTCtgctaaagaaaataaaggtgCTTCACCCTGGGGGGCAAGCAATGACTAAGATCCttgtctgtgtgtatctgtgtgcacTGAAGTGTGTTGATGTAAATAGTGCCCTACACTGTGCTTTCTTTACGAACTGGTCTAGCAATAGTAATAATTTAGTCTTACTAAATGTATATACTTATTATTCTAACGAAGATCAAAAtacataactaaaaataaaagtataatttacCTCCTTAAgtatcatttttgctttttttaagataTCTGCTTCCGACAAACCTTATCACATAATCCATGATccataatgaaatagaaaagttcCCTGAGATCTATTACCTGAAGCACACGGCCAGCTTCTGAAGTGGTGAGTGAGTTTGCCTTTAATGAAAACACTTCAGAAGAAACAAGCAAAGCCTTAAGccccataataaaaaaaaaaaaatcttgactatATATACATCAGGTTTTATAGCTATGGCAGAgtaaaaatgtgttttcctaGTTAGAAGAGAAAGTAATCAGAACAGACCGAAAGCTCAGTGACAAAGATATAGGTATAGAGTAGTTTTAGTTTTCGATCTGttagagacacagagaacagTGGAAGGGGACCTGCAGCTCAGAATTAACCTCTAGATGTGCTCAATGTTTTCCAGAGATGCGAGAGTCTTCAAATTGCATTCTTCATGTACCTGTTTCTTGGACTATAAATGATAGGATTGAAGAATGGGCAAGAAGAATAGACATCGGTGCAATGGCTTTGTCCAAGCTGGGGGATGGGTGCTGTTGAAGTCCAAGTACATGAGGGACACGGTGACAAAGAAAATCAGGAAGACAGCAAGATGGCCCACACAGGTCGAAAAGACCTTTGTCGACCCTCAGTGGAGGGGATTCTCAAGATCACGGTGATGATTCTAATACAGGACAGGACAATGATTAGGACGGTGGTATGATGGCCACAGCATGGATCATATCCTCAACCAGAATCATGGACATGTCAGGACAAACCAGCCTAAGTCAGCATGGGGACCAGGTCGAGAAGGTTTGACAGATCTGGTTGGGCAGTGTGGAAACCCACACAATCTCAGGAAGTAGGATGAGGGAGCTGAACATGCAGGAGCTTGCAGAgagctgggcacagagccaggGGGTCATGATCACCTGGTAAGAGAGGGTTGCACATGGCAATGTACCTGTCAATGGCCATAGTGGTCAACAAGATGCCCTCCAAATTTCCAAATGAATGGAAGAAGTACATCTGCAAGAGGCAGCCAGTAATTCAGATGGTCTTCTTCTCACTGATGGTGGCTGCGGTGTACCAGACCTTCAGGAAGGAGAAGATGCTGATGAGATCGTACATGGGATCATGGAGATGGGTGTCCAGCCTCACAGCAAAGAAGATCAATAGGATTACAATAAAGGTGTAGATGAAGAGCAAGGGAAAGGAGAACAGGAGGCCATCATCCTGGAGTTGGGGGAAGCCAGTGAAGATAAATTCTGCCTCTGCTGACAGGTCTGCACTCTCTGTATCCCCAGCAGAGCTCCCTGTGAATGAAGGAGAGGGCACACACCAGCTCCCGGGGAGgtggagaagaaaggggggaggggtgtaCAGCTAGATAACTCCAATGAATAACAAGAAATTACTTGAAGGTTTTATTGTCTCCTAATGTCACACTCTTGTGCATTTGTATTTGACATGCTTTCTCACTGCTTCAGAGGCACAAGCGTGGAAACAGGTGTCTTCAAATGCGTTTAATGGTGCAATTATGTTCAGCTTAACCTGTAATACAACTATTTGCATTTATAAGCTGCACACACTTACTATTAAATTCAGATttaataattgtatatatatataaattttagaagtaAGAGGCACAAAAAAAGCAAAcgaaacaaaaaaatacaactagaagttgtattatatttttttctttccaccccATTGGATCATCTTGCATATTCCTCGGTGGAGATTTCTGATCTAGGGGATTAGAACGTAGGCCTGGGGTCTGCTCTGAAACCCCGACTGAGTCTCTTACTATCTACATGTCTTTTGGCAAATTGCTTAATCTTTCAGGCTCAAGTACTCTTTTGCAAAAATGAGGTTAAAAATAGTACCTATCTAACAGGGAACCTGAAGATTAAGTAAATATCTGCACAGGACATAAGCAACTTCTTGAAAGGGTGGTAAAACCCAGCTCCCCACGACTCTCATGTTCCCACAACACTGCTGGGAGCTTCTGTCCTGAAGGTCTTCCCTCCAAGCTTAGCGATGCCCTGTCTGCCCATGGTAATGGGGACTCTGCAGTCCTCTAGCCCTGGCACCGTCCATCGCTGCTACCCGAGGCTTTCCTCCTGCACTGCTGTGATTCCATCCCTAAGAGTAAGGGCGTGCATAAAAGCAAATGTTACAGGGCTGCAGTCCATATGCAGTGGTTATCAGAGGTGGTTCTGGTCTGGGCCTTTTCTTTCGTTCCATTAGTTGTATTCATTCCGTCATCCTGACTCTTACTTCTGCTCGTCTCTCTCCTATTAACACGGccacttttcttctcctttccctcacgCTCTCTGCTCTCCGTAATTGCGTTTGCTCCCGCCGTGATCTCGTCCACATACAAGACCTCAACCATTACTACTTCAGGTGTTTCTCCGCAGTGGGTCCATGAGCTCCAGACCCACACATCTGACTCGGAACTCACCTCAGCTCCTCCTCTTGCATGCCCAGTGCTCTTCGGTCATGCACACCGCTTTGCGGGGTCACCACAGTCTCCTGAGTCTATCACGTCCTCTGACTGTGAGGTAGCCGCCGCTCCACCGCTCCTCACCCTGGCCCTCTCCTGGCACAAAAGCAGTGCATAATACCGGTCAAAAGTCTGCATATTAGAAATAGGTGTTCTCCACTGCTGACAATCCCCTGACCTATCTCAAGTCATTTAGCCTTTCTATGCTTTAATTCTTCTTCTGTACGAAGCAGAAAATACTAACACTGACACACAAGGCTTCAGGAATAGGTAGACACTTTTAATAGCGGTAACCGCACTGCGTAGTGTGGTGGGGTATGGAGTCACGTTCTGTGGCAAGCGCTGCCCCAAGCGCAAGCTGTATTTCTTACTGAGGCTCTAGCAAAGTAagattatcctcattttacagaagaaacacTGCCCAGTGGGTCTCAGCCGAAGTCAGAATACAAACTCATGCACTCATTCTCCAGTGACTCCAGCCCAGACACTCGACTGCCCGCACCAATATGTGTAAACGTATTTTCAGTGCTTTAGAGTCGTGCCAGGAATCTAGAAAGCACCCCAGAATGCTGGGCACCAGTACTCTGGGGTTTCGGGACTGTATGTGTCATGTGTCACAATAATCATCAACggcttgtttttccttctctagaCCAGGCTCCTCCTTCAGGGCAGTAAACTAGAATAGGGTCGACATGTAAAAAATGGCtggtgtcaaataaattaacttGGAGCAAGTGACTGGGTGAAATTATAAGTTAGCCCACAAGACAGCTGTGGGGACATGTGAACAAAGATAATTAGGGACTGTCTGAAAAGGAAGTATGACAATTTACTTTGAGTGACAATCCTCATCAAGTCTGGAAAAAATGACCTCTTGAAAGATGGCATCGTAATGGAGTATCTTGTTTCATATATACCTGTGCCCAGCACAGACCCCTACACTCGCCCTCCACCAGCATTCGAAGCTTCTGAGTCTTCAGGTTATGACGTTCTTATTCTTACGCATGCTAAGTGAATTCTTTCTCAAGACATCCATCTGCACTCACCTCTACCAAAGACCACAGGGActtctctgtctgtctgggtCTCTGGATCCTGGATATTCCTCCAGATATTATATATCTCATacaaataatgtaatataatataatataatacaatataatataatacaatataaatattttataacatacacataatgtaatataatacattttataacacacacacatttatttatttatttatttttaaacaggcaTCCCAGGGAAGAGTGGGAAGGGGATGACAGTGTCATAGGGGATTCCTGCCCTGCACCACAGTGGAGAGCATCACTTTCCCTCGTGGCGTTAATTAGCAGAAAGATCCCCTCTGTACTCTTGTCTCATTAGATTTTAAGATCAAAGTTGTCGCCAAGTATTTTTCCCTGACTGTACTCATCACTCTGAACATGGCGAACTACTTTGTCCAGGTACATGTGTCTATCAGGGTGTCATGCAAAGAGCATGTTTGTGTTGGTCCTGCTCTTCTCACATGAACAAACAGGTGCGAAAGTCTTGAAGGAAATATACCAACATCAGAAAAAAAGCTTGAAagaatatttaatagaaaataagatCATTTCATAACAGGCATGTCATTGGGGTCTGTGCCAATATTGACGTGAGGgggaaatgtcattttttttctcctgccacAAATGTATGTGGATCTCTCTGACCCTGAACAATTTACGTTGGTCCCGCTCACCTCTCTGTTGAAATGTCTCACCTTTTTTCATCGGATTATTCTGTGCTCCATGTGCTCAATCCACTGCTCTGTGCTCCGTTGAAGACTCAAAGTTCTTCCCCcctcctcatcttcctcctcctcctcctcctcctcctccctcttcccctctctttctcgccctcccccttcctccttcttcttctctacAATCTGTTAGCTTTTATTATGTAATCTGCTTGGAAATATGTATGGGATTTTTGATGAGAagacatgctttctttctcttttaagtttTGTCTAACATTTCTTCCTGTGAATTGGGGGCCTATTTTCCTTGTCTAACTTCTTATAATATTTttcctagaaattaaaaaataacaataagccatgggaataaaaggcacagtatAGGGAACATAGTGATGTTGTGATACtgttgtatagtgacagatggtatgGAGAGCATGCCATATAGAGAAgtagaatcactatattgtatacctgaaactaatgtaacattgtgtgccaacgCTACTCAAgttaaagatagaaaaaaatcacatgaggGATCTGAAAAAATTTAACTGGCAAAATTGTATTTCTGATGATATAGCATAGTGTGAACTGGTCTATTTCATTtgaacaactttattgagatataatttgtaTCCAGAGACCATATGTAATGTATACAGTGTGATTAATGTGAACACACAAACACCATACATAATCACCACAGTAAGGTAACAGATGTATCCAGCACCTCCCAGAGTGGTTCATGTTTCAGGTCACAATGCTTGTATGTAGTGAAGAACCTTCACCTCCTCTACAGATCTTACACTCTTAACCATTCGATTTTGTAATCTGTAGTTGTTACTAATGCCTTtggaataatagtaataatagtaataataataataataataatacttacatagtaacaataaaataaatgtctcaAAATCTATTTTAATGGCTTAAACATcgtatttcctttctcttatctATCAATCTTTGTGAATCTGATACATTAAATGTGCATAAATAGAATAAAtgtgtgaaatgaaataaatggaagCTATCAGTGTGTCAATGGATGAATTAtatgttaggttttttttttaagattgtatttatttgacagagagagaaatcacagagaagcagagaggtggggtgaaacaggatccctgctgagcaaagagcctgatttggggcttgatcccaggactctgagatcatgacctgagccaaggcaaaggcttaacccacgagccacccaggcacccctatatgttAGTTTTATGGTTTGGTATGTCAGGGTAACATTCTAAGTGAGAGGGGCTAAGAGCTAGTTAGCATCAACTTGCAGATGCATTGAACACTTTCTGAAGGCAgagaagcttctttttttaaaaaaaaaagatattatatatttatttgagaaaaagagagagtagcaagagagagagcatgagtgggatgtgcagagggagaggaaaaagcatacttcccactgagcaggaaacctgatttGGAGCTTgacccaggacctgggatcatgacctgagccaaaggcagatgtttaaccgactgagccacccaggtgatccaGGACAGAGAAGTTTCTTGATTGCAACCTTCATATCCTTGTTTCTCAAGCTGTAAATGATAGGGTTGAAAAAGGGTGCAAGAACGGCAAACATCAGTGCAATAACTGTGTCCAAAATAGGGGGGAAAGTGGCAGTAAATCGCAGGTACATGAGGGACACGCTGCCATAGAACATCAGAAAGACACCAAGGTGAGAAGCACAGGTGGAAAAGGCCTTTTGGCGGCCTTCAACAGAAGGGATCTTCAGGATCACAGTGATGATTCTGATATAAGAGAGAGCAATAATCAGGACAGAGAAGATGATGGCCACAGCATGGATCACATCTTCAATCAGAATCACTGACGTGTCTGTACAGGCCAAGTGCAGCACAGGCTCAAAGTCACAGAATATCTGACGGATCTGGTTGGGTCCACAGAAGGGCAGTGTGGAAATCCACACAATCTCTGGGAGCAACACAAGAAAGCCAAAGATGCAAGAGCCTGCagagagctgagcacagagctgggggGTCATAATGGTCGGGTAACGGAGAGGGTTGCAGATGGTTACATACCTGTCAATGGCCATGGTGGTCAACAAGATGCCCTCTGAGTTTCCAAGCGAATGGAAGAAGTACATCTGCAAGAGGCAGCCAGTAATGGAGATGGTCTTCTTCTCACTGATGAGGTTGGAGAGCATCTTGGGAATGGTGGCTGTGGTATACCAGATCTCCAGAAATGAGAAGACGCTGATGAAATTGTACATGGGGTTGTGGAGACGGGTGTCCATCCTGACTGCAAAAAATACAGTGAGATTCCCGATAACAATAAATGTGTAGATGATGAACAGAGGAATGAAGAGGAGGAGGCTACCATCTTCAAACTGGGGGAATCCAGAGAAGAGAAACTCTGTCACTGTCGAGGTTCGGTTAGTTCTTACCATGATCTCGGCGGTTTTAATTGTCATAGGTAGAAAGACAGAGCTCCCTCCCTAGATAAAATATAAAGAGTTAGATCTCTTGGCTCATATAAGAGTCAAAGGAAGAAATGCTTTAGGTAGATGATCTATCTCCATCATTCTTGGATTAACTAAGCAGATATCCATTTAGTCTCTATTACATGCCAAATAAAACTGTACACTTGTATTTCAATTTGGTAGTGAAGAAAGCACTCCATATTCGTGGAGCTGATGTTCCGATGTAGGaggcaaataataataaataagatataaacAATGTCATGTTTATAAGCTACACTAactaaaataaagtagaaattagGGATACTAATAGTAATTGCCTTTTATAAGAATTACACTAAATTATTGTGAATCACACTAGTTAAATTCTCTAATGTTTCCTGACTATGGATTAGACATTGCAAATTTATATTCTGAACTTTCTGAAAAATCCCGTTTTCACTAGTCTGCTCctttttcagaccacagtgtggTTAGAGAAGAGGGAAAGCTTTTTAGGCAAATATATCGAGGTAAAGCTATGGTAGGAAATTATTTCCAGCAACAGAAAAGATAAAGCTCGTGGAGACTGGCCAGCACCAAGGGAAGAGCTGGGAGGAACCGAGCTTTAGGCTTCCGGAAGAACAAAGAAGGCTCAGTGGGTGAACGTGGAGTTCCCTCTTTAGAACTCCCTTTTTGAAATCTTTCAGACTTCTAGATGTCAGTCCATCAAAGACATTGAAAAGAAACAGTGTCTTACGGAGATAGCTAAGTCTCCCCACACAGATCATTTATACC
This window contains:
- the LOC123928241 gene encoding olfactory receptor 6K3-like, which produces MVRTNRTSTVTEFLFSGFPQFEDGSLLLFIPLFIIYTFIVIGNLTVFFAVRMDTRLHNPMYNFISVFSFLEIWYTTATIPKMLSNLISEKKTISITGCLLQMYFFHSLGNSEGILLTTMAIDRYVTICNPLRYPTIMTPQLCAQLSAGSCIFGFLVLLPEIVWISTLPFCGPNQIRQIFCDFEPVLHLACTDTSVILIEDVIHAVAIIFSVLIIALSYIRIITVILKIPSVEGRQKAFSTCASHLGVFLMFYGSVSLMYLRFTATFPPILDTVIALMFAVLAPFFNPIIYSLRNKDMKVAIKKLLCSHCIHYIWSLDTNYISIKLFK